The window CATAATTCTAAAAGAATACCCTTTAGTGTCTTACAAACCATTCATTTTACACTTCAATTCATCTGTATCTAAATGGTTCTTTAAGTGAAGGATCACAGTAGGGCTGGACAATACAATGTTCCAGACAATACGATACAATCCCGATAatgataaaaacagtataaaaatcaCTACCCTTGGTTTAAGTAATTACACACTGATAGAGCTGGGTAAAAAATGTTATATCAGACTATTTAAAGGCATATTTATGATACACAATATGTATCATAATTTGTgtcacagacaaaatgcatcagcagagGAAAATTCTGctattctgcaaataaaatgttatttcagACACAGTACAGTGATCCTTAGTTAATCTTTGCTGCACTTCATCCAATCAAACAGAATATTTGACagtttctgtaatgaaatgtacagttggctCAGTGGTCTTTAAGTACTAATGATAACCTCAATATACGTATAGTCGATACGATAGGAAAATGTATcataatatgataaaatatcgatatattgtttAGCTCTAGTTCACAGACCACATATTTACTTTACAAATATGCTTATTTGAGGAAACAAAATTGGTATACTTTGGcacagctcaaataaaaaaatattggtggCATCATgtagaaaaaagaataataatgcatggccacgacttattaggGTATGGGAACGAGATAAGAAGTCCTGGCCATATTAGTTGTccccatgacttaattatctcgttcccacagcTTAATAAGTCTGGGTTTTTTACATATATAACCATATATCCTTATAAAGGACCTTAATAAATGTTGGGTTTTTAAATGTACTCAAACATCAGTAAACCGGCTTTTGACATTAACTAACTAGATTTTTATAGACAATaacttaggttagctagctaaggtTAGTTACTGTATTACAGTAACTGTGCCCATTTTCCCCAAACAACCCTAGATAATGTCTATTTGTGTGTTTACTTCGGTGAATAAGACAAAAGGAGCTTTATCTGAACTCATAAGTGCTAAACTTGGCTTATAAAACTATAActctctgttccaccttaaaagtgcATCAATTACATTGTATGTAATTCAACAACAGAAGAAAAccgctgcatcatttaaggtggaacggcaacttgatgttagcttagcttagaacCTACTAGTAAAAGTGACGCAGCAACAACCAACAAAACACAGAACCACAGTTAAATAGATTTTAGATAAAATATCACAAAAGGATCATTAAAGACTCTTAATTTATCTTATATAGCTACTTAATCAGGAGGGTTTAATACTCACGATCTGACCGCAAAACAGCTACTCCTGATACGCTGCCGACGTGACCCGGCGCGTGCTGAAGTCGCACTGAATGACGTcgcagttttttatttatttatttattttatttatttattattattatttaagctaGGAGGCTTAAAATGAGggtaacataaataataataaataaatataagaacAGAACAGCAAaaccatacaataaaaaaaaaaaaaacaatacgttTGTAGAGATATGGCGTAAGATGACTCCAGcagttttccattaaaaaaatacttaagatttaaaattatttaaatgcattaatGAAATAGAGGAAATATGGGTTTTATATTACCCTTCACTAACTGCAGTGAATAATGTGGTATTTTTCTATTAACTGTTTCCACATTAAATAAAATGGCATCAATCACAGGAAATAATGTTAAGTTTGGTTATAGTgctagaaaataaagaaaagtgaaactttgaagaaaaatagttaattaaagacataaaattagaatgttttttaataataataataataataataataataatagagcacatacacataaaatatgtattatacacaatataatacaatataataatgttttttaatgcaaaataGCAGCAAATATGAAGTGTGTAGTTTACGAAGAGCAAATAACTAATAGTTCTAATAGAACTGAGTCAGTACACTCAGTACTTAAATACTGGTAAACATGTTTTTATGGAAGATGAAATataacataagtataaataaatatatgtgcatataaatacattaattaattaataaatatacaagagaataaataaataaatacacatcaaTAATTATAAAGACGAATAAATAATAGTTGAAATAAATAGATTAGATTTAAATAGATTCCTGATATAAATGtcagtattattttttatgacaaactatatttatttatttgtttatttatcaatatgattatttatgtgctcaattatttatttatacttatgccATATTTTGTCCTTCATGTGTTTTTGCGCTGcttaaattattacattattacttaCAGTAACTATAATTCGCTTACAGAGGGAGTGGGAGTGTAATAGATTAAATAGAATTAAGGAAGGATAACTAGGAAGCCTAACTAGTGTGTAGGGCGTGTTGTGTTTCTGAACGGAACTGGATGGGTTTCGCTGTAGTGCGCGCGGTCGCGCTAAAGTGACGGATCCTCGGTGGCTAACATTAGCATGCTAATGGACGCTCCGCTGTAACATGGCGGCGCTGATCAGGAGCCTGCGGGCCGTGCGGAGCCTGCGGGGGCTCGGCAGCGGTAAGCCGGGCATAGTGAGTCTGGATCAGCGCTATTTTATGCGTTCTGTTCGAGTTGTGTTCCGCTGTTGTATAGATGAAATTCGGCCCGTTTGTGTGTAAAACTCGATCTGTCCGCTGAGAAAGGGCAAGGTGATCATGAAGGACAGAAATAGAAGTTAAGGTTGGGAGGAaagtaaacaataataaatatcgATTATTTAAATCACTTCTTCAACACCAGCGCCTGTTACTGACGGAGGGGATCAGTAATTATCCCCAAAGGAAGTTTTATCCTTCTAAATGTTAAATTTGCTGATGTTTTgtattaaaactttttaaatacatttaaaacaagtgTTTTCAGGCTTTTTAGAACTTCTTACACAGGCTCTGTATAGTTCTCTGTTGAATACATTaacgtataataataataaaaataaacaacactATTCtggcattaaatatttaaaagttacagccgataattaaaataaagaaaagttaaAGTGTGGAATGGAAACCTAAATTTAAGGTTAAACCTAAAgggcatattttatttttaaaaaatgcattaaaaaaaaaaaaaaaaaaaaaacttttttgcctttaattttattttggacACAAGGCTGCATAagacagtatttttttaatgattactttcatttcttaaaatttGTGTCAAAGCATATTAGAAAacattggctcattttttctGCATAAAAGAACTGTAGTTGGTTAGCCCTGCCAATTCAGTTTATTAGAAATGCTTAAGCTAGACTGCTTTCTTAATAGTTTTTGATAATACATATTCAATGTATTGTTAAGTCTGCAATCAACAATGGGTCaataaattgtaataaattaattcatatttagaGCTCCTCATTATCTTAGTGTTTTATTCTGTGCTtacaaaatcactaaaacagttATGCTTTACTCTAAACATTGGCTATCTATCTTGTGTAAATAACTCTTAAAACTGGTACATAATGTTGCATGTGTTTCTGCGTTTTACATTGCCCTATGTGGAAATACtaagtttatttaattaattgttttaattaattactttAGTGATTTCACAAAAACAGATTCGCATATATCTGCTGCTGTTTTCAGCatgtataaaataatgataaaaaaaaataattattttaagagaGATTAGAAAATGGTTGTGTTAATGCATGGTCACTTGCATAAATCTACAAAATTAAGGAACATTCTTAATCCTGAGGAAAGACAGTAAATAACCAGGGGTTgcaggtataaaaaaaaaaaatctaccccTCCATTTATGTCTGTCTAGGCTGTATAGGGCTCTAGGAAAAGGTGAAGTCATGTAGTGCTGTGAGAAGTAAGatgctaaattaattaattgtgtCAGAGTGTGATGTCTGTTTAAAGCTCAATGTGAGTAAGAACTTGTAGTAGCTAGTGTTTTTGTTGACAGTAATGCCATTAGAAGTAGAATTGTTGTGATTAAAGTAGGAATGTTTGGAAGGTGTGATTTGGTTTTTAATATTGACACTGCTGTGCGTAATTAAAGTTTGTGTTCTATGTTTTTCAGCAGTAGTTGGTCAGACATGCCCCACTCCCCATTACAACGGTTTGAGACGTGGTTTTCATCGGGCCGCCCTACTGCGGCTTGCTGATAACCCAAAGAGTGACTCGACCGTCCCACCACCATCCCACCATGAGCACTACCAGGCCCAGGAATCTGGAGGGACCTCGTCGTCTTCCTCCGCTGGGCAAGCTTCAGCATCTGACCCGGGCACTCAGCATGAGGACCCCCAGCCTAACACCAGGTTAGAATTGCACTACACACGGGATCTCATGTgaataatatacatattttacttactttacttgttatattattattgaaacagTGTGTGCATATAATATATTTCTCAGTTATCAGGATCAGAGCGGAGAACAGTCAGAGGATTACGAGACTGAGGAGCAGCTCCAGGCTCGAATCCTCACTGCTGCACTTGAGTTTGTCCCTCAGCACGGCTGGACTGTAGATGCCATTGCTGCTGGAGCAGAGGTCTGCTGAATTAAGTTTAAGTATAAAATGAGTTTGACTGGTAATTTGCCAAAATAGGTTTGTAATTTAactctactcttttttttttttcttttctgtttataGACCCTTGGCCTGTCAGCTGCTTCTGCCGGTATGTTCGATAATGGTGCTGGAGACTTGGTGCTTCATTTCGTAGGCCAGTGCAATGCAGAGCTTGCCGATATTCTAGCAGAGCAACATAATGAAGTTCAGCTTGGCCAAGCAGAGTGAGTATTTCTGAGTATTTCTCATTCCTGAAAGACGTCACCCACAACTTGTGTTTAGTGAATCTATGCTGATCAGAGTcatgtttgtgtaaaatcctgtagcATTACTAttctgcctcagtccacatgcttctttcacttcagatgcTGCTTTTAAATATCTTCGCTTGTCAACAAAACTGCTCCTGTTTGTGAATTTCagtgtaaatttaagtaaattacaCTACTTTACTGTAGGGGGAGCCGGGGAACATAATGGAGCTTGACTTTGAATTGTTTGTGTTGCTGATTTATAATAATCCTgactagtgatgggcagatgaagcctcattgggtgtatggcacatttcccaaactgtatcgacactgtgttgaaactgtgttgctgtatcacttaatggcgacatctgctggactaagaaagtcattgcaagcaactgcgcgaagaaatgcatcggtcatgtggttttccttaaaatgatacgcggtctgacacaggggttcgccttgtttgcttggtgcatgcgctgaagtttcagtgtcgtcagacccatcgctaccaaacgatacaggaagtgtatcggtcacgtggttttccttaacttgatacgcgcaccgacacggggtttcgccttgacagctcggcgcatgtgtcgaggtttcagggtcgtcagacccatcactaatCCTGACTGTCTGACTGTTTCAGAAAGAAGAAGACAGCCGAGTTCCTCAAAGATGCGGTGGAGACTCGACTAAGGATGCTTATTCCATATATAGACACATGGCCGCAGGTAATGTCAGTGAAAATTGTACTTtttcagtaaaaatatatatccgTTTGATAAGGTTACTTAAGGTCCACAAACAAAagcattatactgtatatgtgacTTTTCCTAATATTGTACTCTGTAGGCGATGAGTATACTACTACTCCCTCACAACATCCCAGAAAGTCTGAAGCACCTTTCTACTCTTGTGGATGACATTTGGTACTACGCAGGAGATCGCTCTACAGATGTAAGTTACTCCTTTGGATTCTCATCTTTACCTTCTGTACTTCCAGGCTGCTATGTCTGGATACATAAAAAGTCCTTGAGTTTTTGAACTCCTTAACTgcttagaactaaaaaaaaatacaattggtTGTATACCTGTATACAGTCTGTATGAAGGAATAATGTAATGAAAGAGGTTTAATGCAGCGGTTGAGTTTAACGTAACATGTCCCCACACCATATTTAGAAATTagctttattttactgttaaagCTAATTTGTCACTACCACTCCATTGCTAATGCACTATAAAACATTTCTCTCCAGAActgtcatatttgtgtaaaattctgtaaTGTTACTTCTGTAATGTTCTTTCACTTTGGAAAGTGCTTGTCAACTTGTACATTTGTCCATAAGGCAGCTCTgcgaaaaagaaagcaaaaaaaagaaaaaagaagcaaTTCTCTCCTGATGTTCTTCCATCCAGACTGCATTTGAAAATACAGGAGGAACAGGGATTTTTTTTCTAGGCTTTctaggtcacatgacattgcgttcaatagctcctccattttccCCTCGcttttgtgtttatgtggatctctgttAAATGCaggcccaaagtgtaattacggtgcgcagcagtggacaaataccttttttattaaacaagAGGTGACGAacctcagagatgtgcgtccggatgggattcaaattaccggaggaccacaaacataaaaacagcaaaaaacagtagataattcagcctgtaattttctttaaTTCAGAAGATGCCTCAGAAAAAcgcatacatggtcgttccggacggaaATCAAACCAGAGGACCCCCCCAAAAAATAGGGAATATTACCCCAGGACCGCCTGAGAAAAGAATCCCAACCTACAGACATAAAAATTAACCAATAGATTACATTGTCTTGGGCACCTCTTATTTACTGGTTGGATAGTGTAGTGTGTAACAAAACCACATAGCAGTCTATTTAGATTTTCTGGCCAGATAAGCCCACAGCATTACATAAATTTTTCTCTAATCAGAGAGTTTTCATGATTTATAATGAATTCAATAGCATagaacattatttctgttttcagtgttttaaaataaacctGTTGCTGcttctttgtttgtgtgtattaacATACTGCACCTCTATCTCTATCCTCCTCCACCTCCGTCTGTCCTGCTGACTGTGACTCAGCTGAACTGGTACACCCGACGAGCAACACTAACCGGCATCTACAACACCACAGAGCTGGTGATGGTGCAAGACTCCTCCCCTGACTTCGAAGATACCTGGACCTTCCTTGACAACCGTATCAAGGATGTGGTTAACATGGCTAATGCTGCCAAACAGGTGCGTTggaccaggctgaagtgacttgaGGCTTCTGATGTCATTTTTTTTCCCAGTGGTTCTGAGTGACTgtggtttgtggtgtgtgtgttttatagttGAAGTCGACTGGAGAGGCTGTAGCTCAGGGGCTGCTGGGAGCTGCAGTTACGGTTAGTGCTGACTTGATTTGTTACCTGCAAGTGAAGTTGAAGTGAAGATGTTTGTTAGGGATTGGCTGCGTTGTGATAGACAGGAGGTCACTGGTTGCCTAGCAAGGAATTCAAACAGACTGATCTGAAGATCTGAGAGATGTAGAAGATGCTCATTGCCACTGGATGCTAAACCGGCTTCttttatccaccttattctgtgtGATGGCAAGAGGGCAGCCATCTTTGTTTTAGCAGTAGACCACCGATATAGGTTACACACATAGTGATGATAAATGTACAGAATAAGTAGATATAGAAGTCACAGTAATTAAAAAatccgaaaaaaaaaatctttaacaaCAGAGTTTTGAACACAAAATAAGGGTCTTGTAGAGTTCCACTGAACTTATATTC of the Astyanax mexicanus isolate ESR-SI-001 chromosome 10, AstMex3_surface, whole genome shotgun sequence genome contains:
- the coq9 gene encoding ubiquinone biosynthesis protein COQ9, mitochondrial isoform X1; the encoded protein is MAALIRSLRAVRSLRGLGSAVVGQTCPTPHYNGLRRGFHRAALLRLADNPKSDSTVPPPSHHEHYQAQESGGTSSSSSAGQASASDPGTQHEDPQPNTSYQDQSGEQSEDYETEEQLQARILTAALEFVPQHGWTVDAIAAGAETLGLSAASAGMFDNGAGDLVLHFVGQCNAELADILAEQHNEVQLGQAEKKKTAEFLKDAVETRLRMLIPYIDTWPQAMSILLLPHNIPESLKHLSTLVDDIWYYAGDRSTDLNWYTRRATLTGIYNTTELVMVQDSSPDFEDTWTFLDNRIKDVVNMANAAKQLKSTGEAVAQGLLGAAVTLKNITGMNQRR
- the coq9 gene encoding ubiquinone biosynthesis protein COQ9, mitochondrial isoform X2, whose product is MAALIRSLRAVRSLRGLGSVVGQTCPTPHYNGLRRGFHRAALLRLADNPKSDSTVPPPSHHEHYQAQESGGTSSSSSAGQASASDPGTQHEDPQPNTSYQDQSGEQSEDYETEEQLQARILTAALEFVPQHGWTVDAIAAGAETLGLSAASAGMFDNGAGDLVLHFVGQCNAELADILAEQHNEVQLGQAEKKKTAEFLKDAVETRLRMLIPYIDTWPQAMSILLLPHNIPESLKHLSTLVDDIWYYAGDRSTDLNWYTRRATLTGIYNTTELVMVQDSSPDFEDTWTFLDNRIKDVVNMANAAKQLKSTGEAVAQGLLGAAVTLKNITGMNQRR
- the coq9 gene encoding ubiquinone biosynthesis protein COQ9, mitochondrial isoform X3 — protein: MSTTRPRNLEGPRRLPPLGKLQHLTRALSMRTPSLTPVCAYNIFLSYQDQSGEQSEDYETEEQLQARILTAALEFVPQHGWTVDAIAAGAETLGLSAASAGMFDNGAGDLVLHFVGQCNAELADILAEQHNEVQLGQAEKKKTAEFLKDAVETRLRMLIPYIDTWPQAMSILLLPHNIPESLKHLSTLVDDIWYYAGDRSTDLNWYTRRATLTGIYNTTELVMVQDSSPDFEDTWTFLDNRIKDVVNMANAAKQLKSTGEAVAQGLLGAAVTLKNITGMNQRR